The following proteins are co-located in the Dyadobacter chenwenxiniae genome:
- a CDS encoding OmpA/MotB family protein — MLFKSGSSVINTQAETVLSKVAKILNDYKEIEILIEGHTDNVPIATDKVSDNWDLSVLRATSVARTLQKKYGVEPVRMIAGGRGEYLPKVANDSAPNRSLNRRTEIIITPKLDQFFNLYTPNAGK, encoded by the coding sequence ATGTTGTTTAAATCCGGAAGCTCAGTAATCAATACACAGGCTGAGACGGTGTTGAGCAAAGTGGCTAAAATCCTGAATGACTACAAAGAAATCGAAATCCTGATCGAGGGCCACACGGATAATGTGCCCATCGCTACAGACAAAGTGTCTGACAACTGGGATCTTAGCGTATTGCGTGCTACGTCAGTTGCCCGTACACTTCAAAAGAAATATGGTGTTGAGCCAGTTCGCATGATTGCTGGTGGCCGTGGCGAATATTTACCCAAAGTGGCAAATGATTCAGCGCCTAACCGCAGCTTGAACCGTCGTACTGAAATTATTATTACGCCGAAATTGGATCAATTCTTTAACCTTTATACGCCCAACGCTGGCAAGTAA